A single region of the Bacteroides luhongzhouii genome encodes:
- a CDS encoding Crp/Fnr family transcriptional regulator: protein METMFDTLLQLPLFQGLCHEDFTSILDKVKLHFIKHKAGETIIESGSPCKQLCFLLKGEVSIVTNSKENIYTVIEQMEAPYLLEPQSLFGMNTHYASAYVAHTEAHTVSISKAFVLSDLFKYEIFRLNYMNIVSNRAQNLYSRLWEEPTQDLTEKIIRFFLLHCEKTQGEKIFKVKMDDLARYLDDTRLNTSKALNELQDKGLLELRRKEILIPDAQKLLRE from the coding sequence ATGGAAACAATGTTCGACACTTTGCTCCAATTGCCTTTATTTCAAGGTCTTTGTCATGAAGATTTCACAAGTATTCTGGATAAGGTCAAACTACACTTTATCAAGCATAAAGCGGGAGAAACTATCATTGAGAGTGGTAGTCCGTGTAAACAACTTTGCTTCCTGTTAAAAGGCGAGGTTTCTATCGTCACAAATTCCAAAGAAAATATATACACCGTCATCGAACAGATGGAAGCACCTTACCTGCTGGAACCACAGTCGCTGTTTGGCATGAACACCCATTACGCTTCTGCTTATGTAGCACATACGGAAGCGCATACTGTCAGTATCAGCAAAGCATTCGTACTTAGCGATCTGTTCAAATATGAAATATTCCGGCTCAACTATATGAATATCGTAAGTAACCGGGCACAAAATCTTTACTCCCGCTTATGGGAAGAACCGACACAGGATTTAACAGAAAAAATCATTCGCTTTTTCCTGTTGCATTGTGAAAAGACACAGGGAGAAAAGATATTCAAAGTAAAGATGGACGATCTTGCCCGTTACCTAGACGATACCCGGCTGAATACTTCGAAAGCGCTCAACGAACTACAAGATAAGGGATTATTAGAGTTACGCCGGAAAGAGATTCTTATTCCGGACGCACAGAAGCTGCTTAGAGAGTAG
- a CDS encoding MarC family protein gives MFAGFNWQQMVSAFIVLFAVIDIIGSIPIIINLKEKGKDVNAMKATVISFALLVGFFYAGDMMLKLFHVDIESFAVAGAFVIFLMSLEMILDIEIFKNQGPIKEATLVPLVFPLLAGAGAFTTLLSLRAEYASINIIIALVLNMIWVYFVVSMTGRVERFLGKGGIYIIRKFFGIILLAISVRLFTANITLLIEALHRS, from the coding sequence ATGTTTGCAGGCTTCAATTGGCAACAGATGGTTAGTGCGTTTATCGTACTTTTTGCTGTGATAGACATTATCGGCTCTATACCTATTATAATTAACCTGAAAGAAAAGGGGAAAGATGTGAATGCAATGAAAGCTACTGTCATCTCTTTTGCTTTGTTGGTCGGATTTTTCTATGCGGGAGATATGATGCTGAAACTTTTCCATGTAGACATCGAATCGTTTGCAGTTGCCGGTGCGTTTGTTATCTTCCTCATGTCTTTGGAGATGATTCTAGATATTGAGATTTTCAAAAACCAAGGTCCTATCAAGGAAGCTACTTTGGTGCCGCTTGTCTTTCCTTTGTTGGCGGGTGCCGGAGCTTTCACAACTTTGCTTTCTCTTCGGGCGGAATATGCCAGTATCAATATCATTATAGCTTTAGTATTGAACATGATTTGGGTTTACTTTGTAGTGAGTATGACTGGTCGTGTAGAGCGTTTCCTGGGAAAAGGAGGTATCTATATTATTCGTAAGTTCTTTGGTATTATCTTATTGGCTATTTCTGTAAGGTTGTTTACGGCCAATATAACGTTATTGATTGAAGCGTTGCATCGGTCTTGA
- a CDS encoding rhomboid family intramembrane serine protease produces the protein MKQDIQRIMLAAAKPLFLIFILYILKIMEVGMDWDFSRLGVYPMEKRGLTGILTHPLIHSGFSHLLANTIPLFFLSWCLFYFYRGIADKIFILIWLGSGLLTFLIGKPGWHIGASGLIYGLAFFLFFSGILRKYVPLIAISLLVTFLYGGIIWHMFPYFSPTNMSWEGHLSGGIMGTFCAFVFVNHGPQRPEPFADETEEEENIEEETTATEEDKTEKKETL, from the coding sequence ATGAAGCAAGATATTCAGCGTATCATGCTGGCTGCAGCAAAGCCTTTGTTTCTTATTTTTATTCTCTATATACTCAAGATTATGGAAGTTGGGATGGACTGGGACTTCTCTCGCTTGGGGGTATATCCTATGGAGAAGCGGGGACTGACCGGCATTTTAACCCATCCGCTGATACACAGTGGATTCAGTCATTTATTGGCAAATACAATCCCTTTATTCTTCTTGTCATGGTGTCTTTTTTACTTTTACCGAGGAATAGCCGATAAAATTTTTATTCTCATTTGGCTGGGAAGCGGACTACTTACTTTTCTGATCGGAAAACCGGGATGGCACATCGGTGCCAGCGGACTGATCTATGGTCTTGCTTTCTTCCTCTTTTTCAGTGGCATTCTCCGCAAATATGTGCCACTCATTGCCATTTCTCTACTTGTTACCTTTTTATATGGAGGAATTATATGGCATATGTTTCCTTATTTCTCCCCTACCAATATGTCATGGGAAGGACATCTTAGCGGAGGAATTATGGGAACGTTCTGCGCTTTCGTTTTCGTAAATCACGGACCGCAACGGCCGGAACCTTTTGCAGATGAAACGGAAGAGGAAGAAAATATAGAAGAAGAAACAACAGCAACAGAAGAAGATAAAACAGAAAAAAAAGAAACGTTATAA
- a CDS encoding glycogen debranching enzyme N-terminal domain-containing protein has product MSYLRFDKTLMTNLEESLQREILRTNKAGAYHCTTIVDCNTRKYHGLLVIPVPNLDDENHVLLSSLDETVIQHGAEFNLGLHKYQGNNFSPNGHKYIREFDCEHIPATTYRVGGVILRKEKIFVHHENRILIRYTLLDAHSATTLRFRPFLAFRSVREYTHENPQASREYQLVENGIKTCMYPGYPELYMQLNKKCEFHFMPDWYRGIEYPKEQERGYDFNEDLYVPGYFEVDIKKGESIVFSAGTSEVTPRRLKQTFEAEVADRTPRDSFYHCLKNSAHQFHNQQEDEHYILAGYPWFKCRARDMFIALPGLTLALDEIDQFEDVMKTAEKAIRNFINEEPVGYKIYEMEHPDVLLWAVWAMQQYAKETSREQCRQKYGELLKDIMEFIRQRRHENLFLHDNGLLFANGTDKAITWMNSTVNGHPVIPRTGYIVEFNALWYNALRFIADLVREGGNVFLADELDAQAEVTGKSFVEVFRNEYGYLLDYVDGNMMDWSVRPNMIFTVAFDYSPLDRAQKKQVLDIVTKELLTPKGIRSLSPKSGGYNPNYVGPQIQRDYAYHQGTAWPWLMGFYLEAYLRIYKMSGLSFVERQLISYDDEMTNHCVGSIPELFDGNPPFKGRGAVSFAMNVAEILRVLKLLSKYY; this is encoded by the coding sequence ATGAGTTATTTACGATTTGACAAGACCCTCATGACGAATCTGGAAGAATCTCTTCAAAGGGAAATCCTCCGGACGAACAAAGCAGGAGCTTATCATTGTACGACGATTGTTGATTGTAACACACGCAAATATCATGGCCTGTTGGTGATCCCAGTTCCCAATCTCGACGATGAAAATCATGTGCTGCTATCTTCTCTTGATGAAACGGTAATTCAACACGGTGCGGAGTTTAACTTGGGATTGCACAAATATCAGGGAAATAACTTTAGTCCTAACGGACACAAGTATATCCGCGAGTTTGACTGTGAGCATATCCCGGCAACAACTTACCGTGTCGGAGGTGTAATCCTCCGCAAAGAAAAAATCTTTGTACATCATGAAAATAGAATCCTGATTCGTTATACTTTACTTGATGCGCACTCGGCTACAACCTTGCGCTTCCGCCCGTTCCTCGCTTTCAGAAGTGTACGTGAGTACACTCATGAAAACCCGCAGGCAAGCCGCGAGTATCAACTGGTGGAAAATGGTATAAAAACCTGTATGTATCCCGGCTATCCGGAACTTTATATGCAGTTGAATAAAAAGTGTGAGTTTCATTTCATGCCCGACTGGTATCGGGGGATTGAATACCCGAAAGAACAGGAACGTGGGTATGACTTCAATGAAGACCTTTATGTTCCCGGCTATTTTGAAGTGGATATAAAGAAAGGAGAGAGTATTGTATTCTCTGCCGGAACTTCAGAAGTAACTCCTCGTAGACTGAAACAAACATTTGAGGCTGAAGTAGCTGATCGTACGCCACGTGATAGCTTTTACCACTGTCTGAAAAATTCCGCTCATCAGTTCCATAACCAACAGGAAGACGAACATTATATTCTTGCCGGTTATCCGTGGTTTAAATGCCGTGCACGTGATATGTTTATTGCCTTACCTGGACTGACGCTTGCGCTTGATGAGATCGACCAGTTTGAGGATGTGATGAAAACGGCGGAAAAGGCGATTCGTAATTTTATTAATGAAGAACCTGTCGGATACAAGATTTATGAAATGGAGCATCCTGACGTTTTGCTTTGGGCTGTCTGGGCTATGCAGCAATATGCCAAAGAGACTTCCCGCGAACAATGCCGTCAGAAATATGGAGAGCTTTTGAAAGATATTATGGAGTTTATCCGTCAGCGAAGACATGAGAATCTCTTCTTGCATGACAACGGATTACTTTTTGCCAATGGTACGGACAAGGCGATTACGTGGATGAACTCTACTGTGAACGGGCATCCGGTGATTCCTCGTACAGGATATATTGTTGAATTTAATGCGTTATGGTATAATGCGCTGCGTTTCATCGCTGATTTGGTGCGTGAAGGTGGTAATGTGTTCTTGGCAGATGAACTTGACGCACAGGCAGAAGTGACAGGAAAATCTTTTGTCGAGGTATTCCGTAATGAATATGGTTATTTGCTTGATTACGTAGACGGTAATATGATGGACTGGAGTGTACGTCCTAATATGATATTTACCGTAGCGTTTGATTATTCTCCTTTGGATCGTGCACAAAAGAAACAGGTGCTAGATATTGTAACCAAGGAGCTGCTCACTCCGAAAGGAATTCGTTCATTGAGTCCGAAGAGTGGTGGATATAATCCGAACTATGTAGGTCCGCAGATACAACGGGATTATGCTTATCATCAAGGAACCGCTTGGCCTTGGTTGATGGGATTCTATCTGGAAGCTTATCTTCGGATTTATAAGATGAGCGGGTTGTCATTCGTTGAACGTCAGCTGATTAGTTATGATGATGAGATGACAAACCACTGCGTTGGTTCCATTCCCGAGTTGTTTGATGGGAATCCGCCTTTCAAAGGACGTGGCGCAGTATCGTTCGCGATGAATGTAGCCGAAATACTGCGTGTCTTAAAGCTACTGTCTAAGTATTATTAA
- a CDS encoding glycosyltransferase, whose amino-acid sequence MKVLMFGWEFPPKIYGGLAVASYGITKGLSLQGDMETIFCMPKPCGEEEKFLKIIGMNQVPIVWRDVHYDYLKSRLLEMTPEEYYSFRDHIYADFSYMHVNDLGCMEFAGGYPGNLHEEINNFSIIAGVVARQQEFDIIHAHDWLTYPAGVHAKMVSGKPLCIHVHATDFDRSRGKVNPTVYSIEKNGMDHADCIMCVSELTRRTVINEYHQDPRKVFAMHNAVYPLSQELLDIPRPDHSKEKVVTFLGRITMQKGPEYFVEAAALVLQRTRNIRFVMAGSGDMLNAMINLVAERGIADRFHFPGFMKGRQVYEVYKNSDVFVMPSVSEPFGIAPLEAMQCGTPSIISKQSGCGEILDKVIKTDYWDIHAMADAIHSLCTNPSLFEYLKEEGKKEVDGITWEKVGLRIRALYESVLRNYGK is encoded by the coding sequence ATGAAAGTTTTAATGTTTGGATGGGAATTCCCTCCCAAAATATATGGTGGTCTTGCGGTTGCTTCTTATGGAATAACTAAAGGATTGAGTCTGCAGGGTGATATGGAAACGATTTTCTGTATGCCTAAACCTTGCGGCGAAGAAGAAAAGTTCTTGAAAATAATCGGTATGAATCAAGTACCCATCGTGTGGCGTGATGTCCACTATGACTACTTGAAATCCCGTTTGTTGGAAATGACACCGGAAGAATATTATTCTTTCCGCGATCATATCTATGCCGATTTTTCTTATATGCATGTGAATGATTTAGGATGTATGGAATTTGCAGGTGGTTATCCCGGGAATTTGCACGAAGAAATTAATAATTTCTCGATCATTGCCGGAGTAGTAGCCCGTCAGCAGGAGTTTGATATCATTCATGCGCACGATTGGCTGACTTACCCTGCCGGAGTACATGCTAAAATGGTTAGCGGAAAGCCGCTTTGCATCCATGTGCACGCTACGGATTTTGACCGTTCTCGTGGCAAAGTCAATCCTACTGTTTATTCGATTGAGAAGAATGGTATGGATCATGCCGATTGTATCATGTGCGTATCCGAGCTTACCCGTCGCACTGTTATTAACGAGTATCATCAGGACCCCAGAAAGGTATTTGCAATGCATAATGCTGTTTATCCATTGTCGCAGGAACTGCTGGATATTCCGCGTCCCGATCACTCAAAAGAAAAGGTGGTCACTTTCCTCGGACGTATTACGATGCAGAAAGGGCCGGAATATTTTGTAGAAGCTGCTGCGCTTGTATTGCAGCGCACTCGTAATATTCGTTTTGTAATGGCGGGGTCGGGTGATATGTTGAATGCCATGATTAACTTGGTTGCTGAACGTGGTATTGCCGATCGATTCCACTTCCCGGGCTTCATGAAAGGCAGGCAGGTATATGAGGTTTATAAGAACAGTGATGTATTTGTCATGCCGTCTGTCTCTGAACCTTTCGGTATCGCTCCGCTGGAAGCTATGCAGTGTGGAACACCTTCCATCATTTCTAAGCAGTCTGGATGTGGCGAGATTCTTGATAAGGTGATAAAAACTGACTACTGGGATATTCATGCAATGGCTGACGCTATCCATTCTCTGTGTACCAATCCGTCTCTTTTCGAATATCTCAAAGAAGAGGGAAAGAAGGAAGTGGATGGGATTACGTGGGAAAAAGTCGGCTTGAGAATCCGTGCTCTCTACGAGTCTGTGTTAAGAAACTATGGTAAATAA
- a CDS encoding glycoside hydrolase family 57 protein, which yields MRTICLYFEIHQIIHLKRYRFFDIGNDHYYYDDYANETGMNEVAERSYIPALNTLIEMAKNSGGAFKVALSISGVALEQLEIHAPAVIDLLHQLNETGCCEFLCEPYSHGLSSLANEDCFREEVIRQRDKMKQMFGKEPKVFRNSSLIYSDEIGGLVASMGFKGMLTEGAKHVLGWKSPHYVYHCNQAPSLKLLLRDFKLSDDISLRFSNSEWAEYPLFADKYINWIDALPQEEQVINIFMELSALGMAQPLSSNILEFMKALPECAKAKGITFSTPTEIVTKLKSVSQLDVAYPMSWVDEERDTSCWLGNVMQREAFNKLYSVAERVHLCDDRRIKQDWDYLQASNNFRFMTTKNNGMWLNRGIYDSPYDAFTNYMNILGDFIKRVDALYPADVDSEELNSLLTTIKNQGDEITELEKILAKLQAKVEAAKKTAVKKATNAKEPVVKEAPATKSKPTAKKAEVKKATAEPKKATGKAKKAAVK from the coding sequence ATGAGAACTATCTGTCTTTATTTTGAAATACATCAAATTATCCATTTGAAACGTTATCGTTTCTTCGATATTGGTAATGACCATTATTATTATGATGATTATGCCAACGAAACGGGTATGAATGAGGTTGCTGAACGTTCGTATATTCCTGCTCTCAATACGTTGATTGAGATGGCGAAAAACTCGGGTGGTGCTTTTAAAGTAGCGCTTTCTATCTCGGGAGTAGCCTTGGAACAATTGGAAATTCATGCTCCGGCAGTCATTGATTTATTGCATCAGTTAAATGAAACTGGTTGTTGTGAGTTCTTATGTGAACCTTATTCACATGGTTTGTCTTCACTGGCTAACGAGGATTGCTTCCGTGAAGAAGTAATTCGTCAACGTGATAAGATGAAACAGATGTTTGGCAAAGAACCGAAAGTGTTCCGCAATTCTAGTCTGATTTATTCTGATGAGATAGGTGGATTGGTAGCTTCTATGGGCTTTAAGGGGATGTTGACGGAAGGTGCTAAACATGTGTTGGGATGGAAGAGCCCGCATTATGTTTATCACTGTAATCAAGCTCCAAGCCTTAAGCTCTTGTTACGGGATTTTAAACTCTCTGACGACATCAGTTTGCGTTTTTCTAATTCGGAGTGGGCGGAATATCCTTTGTTTGCTGATAAATATATCAATTGGATTGATGCATTACCACAAGAAGAACAAGTCATCAATATCTTTATGGAATTGAGTGCACTTGGTATGGCTCAACCGTTATCTTCTAATATTCTTGAATTCATGAAGGCACTGCCCGAATGTGCAAAAGCTAAGGGAATCACGTTCTCTACGCCGACGGAAATCGTAACGAAGCTGAAATCAGTGTCGCAGCTTGATGTTGCATATCCGATGTCATGGGTGGATGAAGAAAGAGATACTAGTTGTTGGCTGGGTAATGTCATGCAACGTGAGGCTTTCAATAAACTGTATAGTGTAGCAGAACGTGTTCATTTATGTGATGACCGTCGTATTAAGCAGGATTGGGATTACTTGCAGGCCAGCAATAACTTCCGTTTTATGACAACGAAGAACAATGGTATGTGGTTGAACCGTGGTATCTATGATTCTCCTTATGATGCTTTCACCAACTATATGAATATTTTGGGTGACTTTATCAAACGGGTAGATGCATTATATCCTGCCGATGTAGACAGTGAAGAACTAAATTCTTTGTTGACTACCATTAAGAATCAGGGGGATGAGATTACTGAATTGGAAAAGATATTGGCTAAATTACAGGCAAAAGTAGAAGCGGCAAAGAAAACGGCAGTTAAAAAGGCCACTAATGCTAAAGAGCCGGTAGTGAAAGAGGCCCCTGCTACTAAATCAAAACCTACTGCAAAGAAAGCTGAAGTAAAGAAAGCAACAGCCGAGCCGAAGAAGGCTACGGGGAAAGCTAAGAAGGCTGCTGTTAAGTAA
- a CDS encoding DUF4270 domain-containing protein, translating into MKAKYALIALLAIAFWGCDDNTAGLGLGMFPGSDQNINGKLSTFDVTTESVHAGKIYAMTNVGYVGKFTDETFGTYQAGFLAQLNCPEGMTFPEAFSGTTESGTGKMMTNFENLAEGVSGNYTIIKDENGNPIGNCQINIYLWYDSYFGDSLTACRLSMYVLDKKEGDKYWNEDPDAYYTNIDPTRYYDSTTSLLGNKSYTAVDLSISDSIRNLSTYVPYIKITLDQTKTQDLGLKLLKEGRTENLYKKFQSIFPGLYVKSDYGDGTILYVNSVQMDVAFLEHARDSITGGLRHTSAGKDSVIYNGRSFTSTREVIQANRLENDTEKIQECINEPKWTYLKSPAGIFTQITLPISQIAEKLQGDTLNAVKLGIPIYNETSDKKFGMSTPRNVLLIRKKYKDSFFKDNQLSDGITSSLFNPTTTSFTQYTFNNITQMINDCLADGEREEAEKKLKNGGTITLQITDAEGNVKEETVDNIVDWERLSDWNKFILIPVLVTTDSSSSNSYYGSSSNVISIQHDLKPGYVRLKGGTNATNASLDKEQQDKYKLKLEVISTNFGTKSK; encoded by the coding sequence ATGAAAGCAAAATACGCCTTAATAGCTTTACTGGCAATCGCCTTTTGGGGTTGTGATGACAACACTGCCGGACTGGGATTGGGAATGTTTCCGGGAAGCGACCAGAATATCAATGGAAAGCTATCTACATTTGATGTGACTACAGAATCCGTTCATGCCGGTAAGATATATGCAATGACCAATGTTGGTTATGTAGGTAAGTTTACAGATGAAACATTCGGAACTTATCAGGCAGGTTTCTTGGCACAACTTAATTGTCCTGAAGGAATGACTTTCCCAGAAGCTTTTTCTGGAACTACCGAAAGTGGTACTGGAAAGATGATGACAAATTTTGAAAACTTGGCAGAAGGTGTATCTGGTAACTACACCATCATTAAAGACGAGAACGGAAATCCTATTGGCAACTGCCAAATCAATATTTATCTTTGGTATGACAGTTATTTTGGAGATTCATTAACAGCTTGCCGACTAAGTATGTATGTATTAGATAAGAAAGAAGGCGACAAGTATTGGAATGAAGACCCAGATGCTTATTATACCAATATCGACCCTACAAGATATTATGATAGTACGACAAGTTTATTAGGCAATAAATCTTATACAGCAGTTGATTTGTCTATTAGTGATTCCATACGTAATCTTTCAACTTACGTTCCTTATATTAAAATTACATTGGATCAGACTAAAACACAGGATTTGGGACTGAAACTTTTAAAAGAAGGACGCACGGAAAACCTATATAAAAAATTTCAAAGTATATTCCCCGGATTGTACGTAAAAAGCGACTATGGAGACGGTACTATCCTCTACGTAAATTCCGTACAAATGGATGTAGCATTCTTGGAGCATGCCAGAGACAGCATAACAGGTGGCCTACGACACACATCTGCAGGAAAAGACTCTGTAATATACAACGGACGATCATTCACATCTACCCGTGAAGTCATCCAAGCCAATCGATTGGAAAACGATACAGAAAAAATTCAAGAATGTATAAATGAGCCCAAATGGACTTACTTAAAAAGTCCTGCAGGAATTTTCACTCAAATAACTCTCCCTATCAGTCAAATAGCTGAAAAGCTCCAAGGAGATACTTTGAATGCTGTTAAATTAGGAATTCCTATCTACAATGAAACTAGTGACAAGAAGTTTGGTATGTCTACTCCTCGTAATGTTTTATTAATACGTAAAAAATATAAAGATAGTTTCTTTAAAGATAATCAGCTTAGTGATGGTATAACTTCATCTCTATTTAATCCCACTACTACTAGCTTTACTCAATATACATTCAACAACATTACTCAAATGATTAATGACTGTTTAGCAGATGGAGAAAGAGAAGAAGCAGAAAAGAAACTCAAGAATGGTGGAACGATAACTCTCCAAATAACTGACGCAGAAGGAAATGTCAAAGAAGAGACTGTTGATAATATCGTAGATTGGGAAAGATTAAGCGATTGGAATAAATTTATACTTATTCCAGTACTTGTTACTACAGATTCTTCTTCAAGCAACAGCTATTATGGTTCTTCGAGCAATGTTATTAGCATACAACATGACCTAAAACCTGGTTATGTACGATTAAAAGGAGGTACAAATGCCACAAATGCTTCTTTAGATAAAGAACAACAAGATAAATACAAATTAAAACTTGAAGTTATTTCTACAAACTTTGGAACAAAATCAAAATAA